The Camelina sativa cultivar DH55 chromosome 16, Cs, whole genome shotgun sequence sequence TAAGAATATATCTTAAATTGGACCATCCCAATAaacaatagaaaagaaaaagatatttgtATTGGCAAGCTGTAGTAGTATACTGAATAGTTATTTGAGAGGGAATGTGGGAAAGCCTTACCAGATCAGAAACAAACTGAAAACTCCTTGTCTGCTTCCCATCACCGTAAACAGTCAATGGTTCTTTCCTTAGTGCCTGTTCAATTATTATCAATTCAAACCATCATTACTCATAATGATCAACAAAAACCCTTCTTGAATGATTAATTAGTTTGTGCTACCCCACCTGTGCAACAAAGTTGCTAACAACACGTCCATCATCGATACACATTCTTGGACCGTAGGTGTTGAAGATCCTAGCAATCCTAACCTGTGACCATTCAAACAAGACACACCACAAAACTCAGTCACTGAATTCAATCTCTTCTTTGGCATCGATTACATAAAATTGGCTTGAAAGGGAggggaaaatgaaaaaaaaagaagaagccaaaccTCAACATTGGCACCTCTGTGATAGTCCATGGTCAACGTCTCAGCCGTACGCTTTCCTTCGTCGTAGCAACTACGGACACCTGTTCCCACAATTACAACACCAACCTCAGTCATCAATCAAAGCACAATAAAAACATGCACGTGTCGGTATAGTTACTGTGTTAGTAAAAAGGATAACTGcaaaaagaattattttcaAGCTCCTAGAAATTCAAAGTCGGTATATGAATGTTAGGCTAGAAGTTAATGTGGAGGAGGCTGCGTCTAAGGTAGAGACACGTAATAGAGCCGCACGATCACACAGACCCGTTATTTACGGTTCAATGGTTTGACCGTACAAAGATAGGGGACCAGATCTGAAAGGAACATGAGagaagggggggggggggcgcCCCATAAAANCTGTTTTTTTccaaccctctctctctcctaacGTGCGCATTTTCCGAcacagaaaaggaaagaaagcacAAACGTCGTCGTGTCACGTGACGGTGGAACAATAAGGTTTGAGAAACAATCTCACTTTTCGTTTTCAGATTCCGATTTAGAGAGAACACAACCaatatgaaataaacaaaacagaacattgATAAAAGAGTGAATGAATCAATTAGGGAAGATGATTACCGATGGGATTAACGTTGCCCCAGTAAGTCTCGACCTGAGGATGCTGGAGAGGATCACCGTAAACCTCACTTGTACTCGTAAGGAGAAACCTAGCACCGACTCTCTTAGCCAAACCAAGCATGTTCAGTGTTCCAACCACATTCGTCTTGTATCAATCTCTTAAGTCAAGGCaaccaaaaaaagcaaaaccacAATTTCCCAAAAACCGAATcgaaccaaaatcaaattagaaaaaaaaaagaaagagaaggataTGATAGTCTTGACGGGATTGAATTTGTAATGAACAGGTGAGGCAGGGCAAGCCAGATGATAGATCTGGTCAACCTCAAGAAGGATCGGCTCGACGACATCGTGACGGATAAGTTCGAAATTAGGGTTACTGAAATGGTGCATCACGTTCTCCTTACGACCTGTGAAGAAATTGTCGACAACGATGACAGTGTCTCCTCTTGCCATCAAACGATCGACGAGATGCGATCCAACGAATCCAGCACCACCGGTGACGACGACTCGTAGTCCTTTGCGTTTCAATCCGAGTGGGATTTTCCCGCCTGTAGCTCCGATCCGGTTTAGGTACTCGAGGCTAGGTTTCCTCTGAGCCGGTACGTACGATTCGTCGGTTCTGATTCCGTAGCCGGAGAACGGATCCGAGTAAGGGGTTGATTGTGTGGGGCGAGGGAAAAGAGTGAAAACCAAAGTGGCGATTGCAATGCCAACGAGGACGAAGATAAGTCTCTGTTCACGGAGCAAGTAACGCATCGGACGAGTCACCATGAACCATGGTTTGATTGGTTTCGGGTAGTAAGCATCGGCGGTGGGTTGATCCGCCTCGTGTCTCCGATTGATCAGCTCGCTCGCCATCCGCAGCAATTGAATTCTCAAGATCtaacaatcaaaacaaaaaaaccaaatcaatcgttaagaagattttttaattttgtttttctttgtaaggaaaaaaacaatcacCGAGTCGAACTCGCCGGGACCTGAGTCAGACCttgaaaacgagagagagagagagagagagagtgaaaagcGAATCGGTCTTTGTGGTCTATTTAAGTAGCGGAAGCGTTACAGGTCAAAGGCCCCTTGCTTTTTCACTCTTATTACGATATTAcccctcctttttttttaaaatttcattcaaCCTTTCCTTCAAAATCGGACATTAATATTATTGTTACTTAGTCCATTATTtgcaacaacaagaaacacTCATATACTGTATAATTATATCATAtggtgtttttttaattattattaataactCAATTTGTAATTAAATGATTACGAAAGGTTTGTTAGGTTTGCTAATCTCACGTAAACAAAAGTCAATGCCGAACCCTAACTTAGCACTCAAAGCCAAATATTGGTGTGTGAGCTTTGAGTGATTTCgacgttcttttttttttttccaactttaaaattaatttacaaactgcataacataacataatattttatatttgttagtTGCGTTAAAGTATTTTAGCATCTGTCATAATGTTAAAGCATGTTTCTTCTAAATTCTAACAAACTAAaccgttttttctttttttcacaaatCACATTCATAATTAACGATTTCGACGTCAGGGTTTGGGAAACGTGATCAAATAGTGCCTATGAGATTTAAATGTCATTgcctaaaaaagaaaagagactcAAATTAATTCTGActtaattgttgttttatttgtgtaACTACAAGTTTCTTCCCAAGCAACCAAAAGATTAAAGGTAGTAGTAGATCCAGTTTAGTGGTAGTTCTATTTTGAGTTATTCCCTTGAGTGTACTTCTGCCTTCTGATTATAACATGAAACCTTTGCCAATTGCAAGACGCATGGTTTGGATCTAACGCGTACGTTAACCATGAGCTCCCTCCCTTGGCCACGCCTCCCAGCTCACAAAACTACATATTTTCTgaaaatcacatatatattcCTCAAGGTACATTGCTAGATATTTTAGACATTGATCAATCtttgaaccaaaaaagaaatcacaTAATTTTAGAAAGGGAAGAGCATATTGGCGTTTACGTTGACTTGTGATGCTAACCTGGCGGTTAGCTATGTCGCCCGCCCCACATCTCTTTCACTCTCTtgcctaacttttttttttgtattcgcGATGGCtagcaataaatataaattatttgtttttgttctcaTCAGACCaacttatttgttttcttataaataacAATTGAATTTTATTACCCATTATTTAAAACTAATGGAATAAGACTAGCTAACTATAGATTTAGGATGATCTTATCTCTCTTATATGAAACTCTGTAAGTGACAAAATAAAagcatctttaaaaaaaattaatatattagtcTTAACTTAAAGTATAAACAAATACTCTGTAGAGAATATAAAAAGGGTAGCAACTTTGAATCGGTACCCTAAACATAAGATTTGAAGCAACAATATATATgctaacaaaacaacaaaatgaaCTTTATTTGTATGTTCATCGTCTGGCGTTAGTAGTAaagcaaaatcaatatattttcgtaaatatccattttaaaaggaattaaaacagttttaagaatatcatattATCATTCATCCTCCTACTTAGTTGAAACAAAGGCTACTACTTAGTTGAAATTAAAACGCTCTCACCTCTCTCCTAAAACAGAAAACCCTAGCCGCCTGAGTAGATCTGAGGGGATTAAACTCTCTATTTGCCGTATGGCGACGTGATTGTTCTTCTACCTCCCCCAAGCAGTTTAGTTCATTTGGTCTTCACGTCAAGCGGCCGAGATAGATTCATCGGAGTTTCAGAAGTGAGCAGAATTTGTTTTGCCGTCAGCGGTGGTGGGTTCTCCCTCATTGGACATAGTCGTGGATCCGGATCTGACGGAGGAGAAGTTCCGTAGTCGAGATCTGGTTTGAAGATGCCGGAGAGTAGCATCAGAGTTTCTCATGGTTCACTCGTCAAGAAGGACTTTGTGGCTATGGCGGAAGTCGGTGAAGGAGAGTTGGTGGTAGTGTTGTTAGTCTCAACGGTTAACGGTAGGTTCTTTTGGATCTTAGATGGCTGTTGCGAGTTCCGGTTGCAGAGGGTTGAAGTGAGCCGTTGGCCTCTGTAACTGCCGTGATTTGTGTCCGTCGGACCGGTCTGAAAAGATTTTGCTCATGGGAGTTCGGAGGCGCCAGATCTGAGAGAAAGGGGATAGATCCGATGTTTTCAGATTGCTAAGTTAGGATCTGTCAACGCAGAGCCGGGCTGTCGGAGAGTTGGGCATTCCGGGAAGTTTGTAGTGGGTTGGTGGCTCGTCGGAGAGGAACCTTTGATGGAAACCGGTATCTTCTGTCTTTGTTTCTAATCCCTCGAAGTTGCTGCAAAACCGTGAACCTTGATTCCGCCGGAACTAGAGCTTTGGCTCTTTGCTTCCCGGTCACATCTTTAGATTTTGAACTTCATGGTTTAATTCAGCAGGTTCCGagcttttttcacttttctggCATGTTTTCTAGTCTCTCTGTTTTGTAATTGGATTTTCAATATATTGTTTCCGGCCCAGCCCATtaagtgatgaataaaaaatttagttcttgtaaaaaaaaaaaaaacagttttaagaaaaaaaaactaaaacgaGTAAAAAAGTCCTAGGAAAAAATATTGTCtaccaaaaatatcttttgtgtatttgtttattACGTGTTGTCACCGACTTGCTCTCACGTTTGACTTTTTATATGACAGGTTCGTCACTCGTTTGGGCGGCTTGGGCTTGGGACGCTCAAATATAAACAACAATACTGGACTAATAATATCGGCCCAGCCCAATATAATGACAATAGGCTCATAACATATTGCTGTGAGGAGTGATCTGGCCCTTCCTGAATAAACCTTAAATAACTCAATTCAAATGAGATAgattacacttttttttggttgtctaTATGATTTAACAATGAACCACCTTAATTATTAGAAtcaattactcaaatgttatccaaaattTGGTTTATTACTTGTATGTtattaatcaaagaaaattactcaaatattTAGTGTCCTgagtgtaattacaatttactccttttggtttagtttttcgattttgagtaaaaaaattaaaaaaaatacacatcagcaaattaaaatacactatcattttttattgttcaCGTCActaagcatttttttttagaattcattgttaaatttttcttgtttatgtcaAAAAGGAAATCAAACAGTTTCCACTGttcataactaaaaaaaaaaaagcctctATCTCGTCTCTCTCCACCTTCATGCCCTAAATCTCTTTGTTAATCTCTAAATCCCAGTTTATCATTTCTCCTTTTGCTCTgattttctctcttctctcttctttcactctCCCTCTCCAAATCCCAAATCCTAGTTCGTCAATCCCAAAGCAAAACCAGatagaaactttattttttttatttttagggttttcaattttgtccgttatatatatatatatatatatatatcaattgttTCGCTTTCTTTCTCTCCATCGGTTTCGTCATATCTCATTCATTTCTCGGTTGTCttgttacaatagtaatttggAGAAAAATTGTTTTCCAGTAGATCTGAGATcatctttatattctttgtCGTCTActctcttgttttttgtttttttttctataatctcTCGTGGCTGCAAGAGAGTTACGCGATGAGAATCACTCTGTCGTAGTCTTCGAACGTGACTCAAAAGTCGGAGGTCTCTGGGTATACACACCCGAAAGCAAGGTTGACCCACTAAGCCTCGATCCAAATCGAACCGTAGTCCACTCGAGCGTCTACGACTCTCTTCGAACCAATCTCCCAAGAGAGTGCATGGGCTACAGAGACTTCCCTTTCGTGCCTCAACACGACGACGAATCTAGAGACCCGAGAAGGTACCCTactcacaaagaaatcttagctTACCTTGAAGACTTTGCTAGGGAATTCAAACTCGTGGAGATGGTTCGATTCAACACTGAAGTGGTTCTTGCCGAGCCTGATGGTTTGAAATGGAGGGTCCAATCCAAAAACTCAGATGGGATCTCCGGTGATGAGATctttgatgttgtcgttgtttGTAATGGACATTATACAGAACCTCGAGTTGCTGAGGATTTTTTGAAGGTATGTGATagcatattttatattcttcaagcttttgtttattttttcacattttcaaaATCCCATTAATTCATTCTCGGCTTGTTGATAAGCAGGCTTGCTTCAGCAACTTCTCTCTTTGAAATGGACTGAGCCGGAACTTATAAAAATGCATGCACACTATCTGGATGCAATTGGTCCCTTCCTCAAGTATTTCCCAGATGCAGTTGGGAGTGTTatcaacaaattatatatttgaacttcttaccTCTCTTCCACACATTGTCAAGGTTTCCTACtatattacatattttcagtGATTGAATTTATCCATccttatatatacaaacaatatCCAATGTGCATTGCCTAGAGTCAAGAAGTGAATGAGTAAATTTATAGCATGTTTCCTTGGCAGAATCCAGTAACTAGTACTTCAAGAATTGCTAGAGTatgtataaaactataaattaattaagaaacacAGCTTATACAAATTGCCATCtttctatataatattgaatTGAGGCCATATGATTTATATCTCTGTTGTGAATTGAAGCCATATGATACACATTGAATTGAGGCCATATGataatattgataaatattaaataaacatatatgctatggctgagttatgtacttcgtaCCACTGAGTTATGGTTGAGTTATGTACTTGGTACGACTTCGTTTGGTCTTTCGcgtaataaattttcaaaaagtgttgttggggaaacccaaacaataattctgtgcctgctcagatccacacgcgtaaaaaatttataaattagttttttcacaatatattatacaaattaattaaaaaaattgaactcaaaattcgaataaaaataaaaaaatttcgacGAAGTGACTAactgatggctgagttattgacttacacggctgacttatgaaatatttgtaaatttatattattataactcaatatttaaatgtacaattgaaatatgaatattacaattattataaccaataaaaagtaataattatagagaaagattaatttttacacattctcaccTGAATGTGttaaacatacaacacatgacgtttaggggttagggttagggtttgagatgtagggttc is a genomic window containing:
- the LOC104749038 gene encoding UDP-glucuronic acid decarboxylase 2, which translates into the protein MASELINRRHEADQPTADAYYPKPIKPWFMVTRPMRYLLREQRLIFVLVGIAIATLVFTLFPRPTQSTPYSDPFSGYGIRTDESYVPAQRKPSLEYLNRIGATGGKIPLGLKRKGLRVVVTGGAGFVGSHLVDRLMARGDTVIVVDNFFTGRKENVMHHFSNPNFELIRHDVVEPILLEVDQIYHLACPASPVHYKFNPVKTIKTNVVGTLNMLGLAKRVGARFLLTSTSEVYGDPLQHPQVETYWGNVNPIGVRSCYDEGKRTAETLTMDYHRGANVEVRIARIFNTYGPRMCIDDGRVVSNFVAQALRKEPLTVYGDGKQTRSFQFVSDLVEGLMRLMEGEHVGPFNLGNPGEFTMLELAKVVQETIDPNANIEFRPNTEDDPHKRKPDITKAKELLGWEPKVSLRQGLPLMVKDFRQRVFGDQKEGSSSAATTTKTTSA